TAGAACTTGATGAAAATGCAATGGGTCCCAGCGCTCGTCTTTCAAAGCCGGAACTACCTTAGCTCCTGATAACTGCGAGCGAATTTCGATTCCCAAACCACCCACATGAAATGAAGGAAGCACTTGGGTCCAAACATCCTTGTCATTGCTTTGCAGATGTTTGTTCACGGCGGTCGCGGAATTAACTAAAGCTTGCTTGGATAACGCTACTAACTTTGTTGCCGCGACAGAAGAAGCGGTAGAACCAGAAGTTGCGATCCACACGTGGGCTTTAAGATTTTCTTTTATTTGAATGTGGTTAGCTAACTCATAAAGTTTCGCAAAATCCTCTTTCGGCCAGCGAGGATTCAGTAAAATTTCATTATGTTGCGAAGAAAGATCTAACGCATTTTGAGTTGATGCCATGGCAGACTTTCTAGCAGACGATCAAAGCCAATGCCAGTCCCTTTGGGTTTCAATAAGAATGGCCCTTGGGTAGAAAGTTCGGCGGCAAAAGAATCCATTTGATAAAGTCGATGGGTTAAACAACCTGCTTCCAGGATGATATCCCCATGTTTTTTCTTAAGTTCAGAAGCGATGGCCGCCGCATGAACCACACCCACTGGATGATCCATGTAACTTGTGACTGAAGCACCAAGGTTCCATTTCAGAACACGCTCGATCGCTTTATCTACGTCCATCTTAGCAGGCTTAATCACCACGACATTAAACGGGACTTCTTTAAGCTTATCCCAAGGCACTTTGTCATACTGATTGTCGACTGCAATTTTTGTAAGCTTCTTAGCTTCCATCCAAGCATCAGTATCGTACGCAAAAGGATCTTCGACATAATCGATGGCCAAACGAATGCGTGGATTTAAATTGCCGATGAATTTTTCAAAGATCTGCCAATTACCAACCCCATTAAAATCCAAACGAATTTTAAGACCTGCTGCCGTGACGTGGGCAAGGACATCAGCTTCTTCATCTAGATCACGACCTACTTTAATTTTAATTGTCGTGAAGTTTTCTTTTTTAAGTCCGTCCAAAAAACCTGGTTTCAAGGTTTTAAAGTCCGACAACAAAAAGTTGTTACGAATTTTTTCGCCGCTATCAAAAAGATTTTTCCTATCTTTGCGAGCTAACCCATCACGGCGTGCTAGCCAGAATGCTTGTTCAATTTGGGCCGTCATTTTACCGTCACGCAAAGCAGACATTTGATCTTCTAACGGTGGATCGCCCAATTCAGGCCAAGGATGAAGATCCGCATAACCCGTTACCTGCTCATTCCAGGAAATCTTTAGAAGCAAACCCTCCCGCCCGTTGCTGGAAGAAACTGCATTTAAAGATTGCACTGGCTTTAAAGTGTAAGGGCTATAAAAAATCTTAATCAAAGAGCAAATCCTATCGCTAATAAAAGTCCAAAGAGCAGATGCAGACCCGCTGCTTGCCCTAGAAATTTATTATACGCAGGCCCTGGCTCGGTACGGAAAACATTTTTTGAGATTTTTATCGCTAAAGGCAAAGCAAACATCGAAAGTATGGCCGGAATTTTGTACCCTTCAGTCCACCAATAGATATTTAGCACAAAAGGCAGGAAGCAAAGGCTGGCGATTTCATAGCGAGAGAACTTAACGCCAAAACGAACGGCCAAGGTTTTCTTATTCACCAAAGCATCACCGCTGCGATCACGCAGATTATTAATGGCAATTAGAACCGTCGCATGTAAGCCGATCTGCAGTCCCAAGACAAAGGCTTCTTGCAACCAGCGACCGATGTTTAAAAATACGATTCCCATAACCGCTAGCAATCCAAAAAAAAGGATCACGAATAGGTCACCCAAGCCAAGATAAGCTAAAGGGAAAGGACCTGCGGTGTATGAGTAGCCCATTAAAACTGAAGCGACTCCGATGGCGACAATCACCCACCCGCCTTTTAAAACTAGCGGAATGCCACAAAGAACGGCGAGCAAGAAACAAAGACTGCCTAGGGCCATCACCTGATTAGCGGATAAGATGCCTGCTTGGGTGATGCGCTGAGGACCGATGCGTTTTTCAGTGTCAGCCCCTTTTTTAAAATCCACCGCATCGTTAACTAAGTTTGTGCCGATTTGAATAAGGAATGATGCCAGCAAGGCGTAGAACAAAACCCATCCGTCCCACTCAAGGCCAATGGCGCGAACTAATGCTGTTCCCGCCACACAAGGGACCAGGGCTGCCGTCAATGTTTTAGGTCGAAAAGCGAGGAGAATACTTTTTATTTGGCTGGCTGAAGTCATATTTCTTTTGCGTCGCATTGTTGGAGTTAAGGGATAGGTTTTCCCTGGTTGTATCAGATTTCTTTTCGCGTGACCAAAACAAATTCTAGAGGCAAAACGGTCCCTAGGAGGCTCTAGAATGACTCTTATTCCTATTCTAACTTTTTTAGCCGGCGCCGTTGTTGCGGGATTGATCGTTTATTTTAAATCAAAGTCTCAAGCGACTGTCGTCATCGCGCAGCTGCAAACCGAACTTCAAGTTGAAAAAGCCAACCAACAGTCTGAGCTGCAAGCTGAAAAAGGCATCATGCAAGCTGCTTTCCAAACAGAAAAAACCGACTTACAAAATGAAAAAGCAGAACTTCAAGCAGAACTGCAAGCGATGATCATGAAGAATGACATGCTGACGGAAAGTTTGAAGGAACAAAAATCCTTAATGAACGAAGCACAAAAACAACGTGAAGAACTTGCTAAGTCCATGAACGTGCAGTTCGAAGTTTTAGCGCAAAAAATCTTTGAAGAAAAATCAGCGAAGTTCACTGATCAAAACCACAAAAACATCGCTGCGATTATGGAGCCACTTAAAGAGCGCATTAAAGATTTTGAAAAGAAAGTGGAAGAGACTTACTCGACAGAGCGTTCTGAGCGCGGTGTACTTCGTGGCGAATTAACTAAGCTGATGGAACTAAATAAAGTGATGTCAGCAGAAACTCAGAATTTAACTAAAGCCCTTAAAGGCGAAGTTAAAACCCAAGGCAACTGGGGCGAATTGATTTTAGAAAACATTCTAGAAAGATCCGGCCTAAGAAAAGGCGAAGAGTACATAATCCAAGGTACTGACCTAGATCTGCGTGGTGAAGATGGCCAAATGCTTCGTCCCGATGTGATCGTGAACCTGCCAGACGAAAAACATCTGATCGTCGATTCTAAGATGACTCTTATCGCTTACGAACAGTATTCATCTGCTGAAACTGCAGAAGACCAAGAACGCACAGGTAAACTGCACGTTGAAGCTTTGAAAAAGCATATCGACGGCTTATCTGAGAAGAAATATCACGCAGCTGATAAGCTGATCTCTCCAGATTTCGTAATTCTATTTATGCCGCTGGAACCAGCGTTTGCATTAGCGTTTAAATTAAAACCAGAACTTTTCCAATATGCGTGGGAAAGAAACGTAGCTATCGTCAGCCCAACAACGCTGCTAGCAACTTTAAGAACCGTCGCAGCTTTATGGAAACAAGATCGCCAAGAAAAGAATGCCCTTGAGATCGCGAAACGCGGAGGCCTTTTATACGAAAAATTTGCAGGCCTGTTGAAAGACCTGCAGAACCTTGGTGAAAAGTTAGGGGCCGCTCAAAAAGCCCACGAGGACGTCATTAAGAAGGTTTCTGAAGGGCGCGGTAACTTGATCGACCAAGTGGAAGATCTAAAACGTCTGGGCGCTAAAACCGAAAAGTCATTACCGCAAATCGAAACAGTCACAACTTAAAAATAAAAAAAGAGGATTCCAGTGGAACCCTCTTTTAGTTTCAAATTTCGTTTTAAAAATTAAAGCTCAGCGTCTTTAACAACAGTAAGTTTCGTAGCCACATCAATACCAGAAGATTGGTTTTTGATTGCCACTGCAGGATTCTGCACAACACGTTGTTGAAGCTTCGTGAAGATAGGCTCACGTATAGCAAGATTGTTATCCTGAAGCACGCATTGACGAGCGATACGCTCTGCCACATTCACAACAACCGGAGCTTTCAAGTTCGCAGTCATTTGAGTCGGATCATCTGGGATAGTCACGATTGAAAAATAACGAGCTTTATCTTGGCTAGTAAGCTTCACAGCCTCTAGATCAGATTTAGTAAGTGTCGCTTTGTATTGAGGAGCAAACAGTTCAGGCTCAAGAACCGGGAACGCAATTGCAGGGGCTTCACAGCTCTGCAACCAAGCAAAGATCTCATCATTCGGATCATCGAGAAGAACGAACTTACGCAAATCTGCGAAGCCCAAAAGACCTTCGTTGAACGTCAGAATATCTTCTGCTTTCAACTCAACTTGGCCGAAGCGCGACGTCGAAATGATCATTTCCCCTCCCAAAAACAAATCAGGATTCACCTAATTTTAGACACACTAGGACAGCATGCAGGTGAATACATCTATAAATCTGGACCTAAATCTAGGAGGAGTAAATTAAAATAAGCGAAGCATGACCACCCGCTTCACTGCAGAAGAACGAAAAAGGCCCGGCAACGCAGTTGGACGGACCTTTTTAATAACCTATAAGCTTATGGCTTAAGAAGTTTCGCGACAGAACGGGTTTTATCCGCAGGGATATTCGCCGACTGTTGATTTTGATCTTGAATGGCCACGTACACCTCTTCGCGGTGAATTTTCGTGTCCTTGGGAGCTTCGATGCCTAGACGGACCTGTTTCCCTTTGATTTGTACTACTCTAATTTTGATGTGGTCATCGATAGCGATGCTTTCACCCAACTTCCGTGTGAGAACCAGCATGACAACTCCTTTTGCTGCAGTCGTTATCGGTAGTTTTAAGCGGAACTGTAGGTATTATTTTTATCTTAGAAAGTCAAGAAGGCTTGGCTGAATCATCTTTCCAGACGTTTCCAGCGTAGCTTTTAAGGTGCTATCGGTCTTATTAATGTCTGAAATAACTTGGAAAACATCGGCATCTTCCAATTGGGAAGCAGTCACTTTATTGTCCACCACGGCTTTTTGCAGAGAGTCCATGGTGCTATTAACTGCCATAATTCTGGACCCAACTTCGGAACGAGCTAGGACCACCTGGGAAATAGCGTCGTCCAGGGTATCTAGGGATGCCTGGATACCTTCCTTGTCGTTGGTACGTAAAGAAATCTCTAAATCCTTAAGAGTCGTGAAAATATTCACGCCCGTTCCACCTGTCACCGGGTCTTTTTGATCAGAAAGATCATTGCGACGACCAGAAACGGAAGCGGGACCACGGGTTTGAATAAAGTTGGCTTCGATTTCTTTATTAATCTCTACGCGTTCTTTTTCATGATTTTGAAAGTTTTTAAGATCATCAACATTTGTCGGCGTCACTTGTGTCTGACGAACAATGCCATCTTCACTTAAACCGCGACCCAAGAAAACCTTATTGCCAGCAACGTTCATGGCAATGAAAGAATCTTTTTGGGTTTGAATCTTCATGTCTCCATCATCACCTTGGTATTCACCGGTTGGCGTAAATGCTGGAGTTTGAGTTTTATAACCACTAAAAACGTAACGTTCACCCAATTTGCGATTTCCGACAGCCACAGATTGATTAAAAATCTGGCCAATTTCGGAAGCAGTCACCATACGGCTTTCAGAGTTACCGCTGGCATCACTGGCCGCTTGCACAGCCAATTCTTTTGCACGCACTAACATATCTGACAATTCACCCAACGATTGATCGGTGAACTCTAAGAAAGATTTTGCGTTGTTGATGTTTTTAATAAATTGGGAATTCCCACGCTCTTCAGTGCGGGCTGCAAGAACACGGGCCGAGGCTAAAGGATCATCAGAAGGTTTGTTAATACGCTTTTGAGTCGCAGCTTGGTTTTGCAAGTCAGCCATATCCGAGCGATTCTTCGCCAGATTCTGATTCACTTGATTGAAAGCCATTTTATCTGCAATTCTCATTGTTAACTAATTTCCCCTGCCAATTACATGCGTTTCAAGTTCAGAACTGTATCAAGCATTTCATCAGCAGTTCTGATCAAACGAGCTGAAGCATCGTAAGCTTTTTGGAACTCGATCATTTTCGTTGTCTCTTCATCCAAAGAAACACCGCTGATACTTTCACGAATATTATTAAGCTGACCCATCACGTTCTTTTGGGATTCTTGCGCTTTGATGGATCTTTGCACCACCGCGCCGATTTGACCCACTTGAGTATTGTAGTAGTCATCTAGTGTGGCAGTTCCATCCATCACCTGACGGGATTGGATAGAAGAAATCACGTTGGCTACGGTGTTATCACCTGAAGCACCCGGCTGGGCGCCCGCAGCGATACGGCCGACGTCATTAGCAATCGTTTTATTTAAAGAGATGTTAGAAGCCGCACCCTTGACCGCTTCAGGCATTTCGAAAAACAGAACGCCTTGACGGCCGTTTTTATCAAAACCTTCGATATGGGCTTGATTCACTTCTTTCGCTAAGGTGTAAGCCAACTTATCAACGTGACCTAAAAGACCTTCGATAATATTGTCACGCACTTCTAAAGCACCACCGATACGACCACCCGTGATTTGGGAAGTGATATTCGCCGGAGTTCCTGTGCCTGTATAGAAAATCTCTACGCGGTCACGGTCACCTGTTTGTGCTGCCTTTAATTCATTGGCTGTACTGCTTGATACTAAGATCCCAGTGCGACCCGCAGTGACTGTCACCTGTCCGTCTTTACCTTCTGCCCAGGTAATATCGATTTTCTCTCCTAATTTTTTAAGCAAAAGATCACGACGGTCACGTTCGTCATTGGCCGGAGTTTTCTGCACTTCGATCATCTGAATTTTTTCATTCAACGAAGCGATCTCTTTACCGATTTGGTTCACTTCCTCAACAACCGTGATGATTTGACCGTCTAAGTCTTCTTGCACGTTACGAAGCTGACCCACGACACGGCCGAAATCTTTGGCCATAGCCGCACCGGATTCACGCACCATCGTACGCGAAGCCAAGCTTTCTGGGTTGTTTGAAAGTTCACGGAAAGAGTTAAAGAAATCAGTCATGTACTGATTTAAACCCTTGTTGGCTTGTTCGTTATAAACTTGCTCTACACGGCTTAAGGCATCAGCGCGGGAATCAGCGAATCCCATGCTTTCACCTTCTTTTTGAATTTGTTTTTCTAACCAAGGATTGTTGGTGCGGGTGACGGCACTGGCTTTAGCACCCATACCGATTTGAAGCCTACCTTCAGACACAGGAACATTCGTGGTCAACTCTACCCTTTGGCGAGAGTAACCTTCGGTCGATTTATTGGCGATGTTATGACCAGTAGTTTGCAACGCTGTCTGAGAATTCATCAGCGATCGCTTACCAGTATCCATCATGGCCGAAATTTTCGACATTCCTTGTCTCCGATCAAACTGCACATCCTATGCAGTATTGAAATCTTCCTTACGCTTCTTTACTTACAAAGTTTCCTGACACCTGAGGACCGCTTTTGTAGCCGCCTTTTTTCTCATAGGTTTTTTTGCCAGAAAGAGTTTCTTTGATTTCGTTCATCGCTCCGTTGAGAGTGCTGAGTGCGGAGTTCGCATATTCTTCATTTTCTTTGTTAATTACAGTGATGCGTTTGATCAACATGTCCAAAGCGGAATGCTGAGTGCGCAAACGATCTGCTGCTGGACTGCCTGCCATCTTTTGTGCAAGTTCCAACAAACGAGGATTTTCAATATCAGCGCCGATAAGACCCGCAAGGTCCATGGCATAACGGGAACGCAAAGAATCCTGAGCGCGAAGTTTGAAAAGCAAATCTTCTTTAAGTTTGTTGCTTTCTTCCAAAGAGATGCGATCCGCTTTAAGTAACAATTCTTTTTCTTTGCGAACGATGTCTAAAAGTGAACGGTAGATTTTAGTTAGTTCTTCAAGATTAGCTTCTAACTTTTGGAAAGCTCTTTCTACAGTTGTGTCCATCTTTATCATCCTTAATTATTGAAATAGACTTCCGTGCCTATTTAGTTTCCACCTTCGCTAAAGCTTCGGCGGACAAGTTGGCGTCACAAGCCTTAGAATTCTAAGTGTTCATCAACCATTTTATCGGCGATGGCTTTGGCGTCTACATTATACTTACCTTCATCGATAAGTTTACGGAACTTTGCAACCTTTGCTTCATCAACGTCAGGTGCAGACATTGCTAGTTCTTTAATGCGTTTAGCCTCTTGCGCACGAGGAGACAGTTCAACTTTAGAAGACTCTCCAAGAGATGATGAAGATAAAGCGTCAGCTTTGTTGTTAGTCACACCAGCAGCTTTGTTATTCACTCCGCTTGCTTTGTCGGATTTCGAAGAATCAGTAAGATTCAAATTTTGACCGACTTTATTGTGCGTGATCTTCATGTGGAGCCTCCGTATTCGAGTGTTAGAAAACACTCTTTTGTTCTTTTCATAGTATCACAATGGGACATTTACACCAAATCATTCTGAGACAGTTTCTGGTCCAGCTTCCACTGTCCAGTAGAGTGATTTAGCTTCATTCGACAAAAACCCAAGAGTGTCGCCAGCTTGCAGTTTATCCCCTGTCGAAAGATTAGACAGCGCACCTTTAAAAACCATTTGGCTTTTAAGACCATTGTCGTGGCCAACTTCTACAAGAGTTTGATTATCAGCTAAAGAACGCTTCCCCAGCAAAACCCCGTCCCACGGGGCTTTCACAGGTTCACGAGAATTTTCCGCATTCACATTTGCAAGCGTGGCTTCGTTCAAATTTCTATCGATGCGATAGGAAACCGACTGCTTCTTACCAGGGTGTTGAAACGGCTGCGCACGATATTCAGAAGTTTTATCAAGAGGCAAAGGCCCTTGAGGTTTAACAACAGGAGCTTTCATCCCCATCATAACCCCGAACTTATCCATAAGCTGTTTGTAGATCATGTCAGAAAGGCCAATACCACCACGATCAGACCATTTTTCAACATACTGATCATCAAGCTGCTCTTTAAAAATTTTCTCTGCAGAATTAGCCTTAATAATTCCACCTTCATGCACCGTAGAACGCATAGCCTTCATCATCTCACGAAGAAAATGCTTCTCATACATATCAGAAACCTCACGAAGTTTCTGATCCGGAGTTTTCTGAACAGGCTTAGGCAAAAATTTAGAATCAAACGCTTTGAAGTTGCCGTTGTTATTACCAGAATTTCCAACATTACTCATGGAAACCCCCGGTTTTGAAAATAGAAGAAAAAGTTTGCGAAGCAAACCCAACCCCACGCCCAAAGAAATTTTCAAGCGATGTTAACAAAAGATCCAACCAACCCATTTGATTAGTAGTCACTCCGTCTACACCTAAAAATCTCAAAGCAGATTGCACCAATGCTTCCCCACTCAAATTCATTTTACCTATTGCTACTAACCCAAGCTGCGTCTTTGGATTGCGGCTTGAAGCCTCTGCAGTGGCAGGAGGGCTGCACAAGTTCCGCAGCGCCAAGAAAAAAGTGCCATAGCACTCAGAAGAAAAAATACCACGAATCACAAAGCCACCACGAAACGAAAAGCGCGAGGACTGTCCGAAGTGAAGCCCACCTGCCACTGCAGAGGCTTCAAGCCGCAATCCAAAGCACCGATAGCATTGTGACTAGAAAGAAGAGAAAAAAGGGGAGTTGAGTCGGAGAACCTCGCGCATCCTGCGCAAAATTCTTTAGAGTGTAGCTTCGGCTCGTGTTCACAAATCATTTGTGTCTGCTGACCTTTTGCTTCTGTTTCCTGCGAGAAACTTTCGACTCTTGACCTTCCATGGTTCACGATCTCTTCCTCACCCTCCCCGCGCCCCAAACACATCCATGTGTCTGAAGCTATAACCTTAATAATATTAAATACCGTGTCATTTTGAAACACAAACTTCACAGCACGTCTAGTTCACCATGCAAAGCTCCTGCTGCTTTGATGGACTGAAGTATAGTAATCAGGTCCTTTGGCGAGACGCCAAGCTTGTTCAAAGCTTGCACTAACTCCCCAACGCTGACACCACTTTCAAGCACAGCGACTTTTTCTTCGCTGCCTTTCTTACCTTCACCAACTTTCACAGATAAAGCTCCGTGGGAAATTGCGACGCGTGAAATTTTAACTTTATCACCGATCACAATTGTGCCGGTTTTTTCATTCACAACCACACGCGCTTTCATATCAGGATTAATTTCAATCGACTCAATAGTAGCAAGCAATTCAACACCACGATTTTCATAGGCAAATGGAGTGATGATATCAATTGTTCCAGCGTCTTTTGCTGTCGCATAGTGACCACCAAGTTCCTTATTGATAGTCAAAACAGAACGAGCGGCCGTCGTGAAATCAGGATTGATTAAAGTTAAGCGATACATTTTTCTAGAAGAAAAATCCGCTGACATGTCTCTTTCGATTTGCGCACCGTTAGGAATACGTCCCACAGTCACATGGGAATCTTTGCCGTCGCCACCGATAAGAATAGATCCTTGGGCAACAGCGTAAACTTGTTCATTCGCTGCTCTTAGTGGCGTTTGCAATAAAGTACCACCTTGCAGTGAAGACGCCTCACCGATAGCACTTACTGTGATATCAATTGGATTCCCCGCTTTACCAAACGCAGGCATTGTGGCAGTGACGATAACTGCAGCGACGTTCTTACTAGAAAATTCTGGTGAATCTAGTTTCATGCCCAACTTATCAAGCATGCGCACCATACTTTTACTCATGAATTCATTTTTACCGTCGCCCGTGCCTTTAAGACCGATCACGATACCATAACCGATCAATTGGTTTTCACGCACACCACGGATGCTTGCGATATCTTTTAAGCGCGCAGCTTGCGCCCCTTCAATGGAGCCAAAGAAAAACATAGCTGCTAATGCTAGGAAAATAAAAACTTTATTCATTGGTTTTGTTCCTTCTAAGGCTGACCACGTCGTATTGAGGATCAAGAAGTTTATCCGAAGAGATTCCTTCGTCGTTAAAATCCTCAGGACGGATAAGACCGGTAACGATCACTTTGTATTCACGTTTTCCGATCATGAAAGGTTGTTGACCTTTCACGCGGTAATTTCCATCAGCCAATTTTTCTACTAAACGAGTTGGAATGCTTTTAATTTCATCCAAACTTGCTTTGTCTTCTTTCTCATCTGCTTTAGGTGCTTCAGGCTTTTTTGCTTCTGCTGAAGCTGGGGCTCTGTCGCCAGTGGCGTTTGCTGCCAACGAGTTGTTTAACTGTTGCTGCTCTTGTTCTTCCAATTGCTTCAACAATTTTTTAATAACAGAAACTTTGGTTTCAACCTGCTTCATCGCAGGTCCATCCATTTTTACATTCAAAAGGTCACCTTCTTTACGCATTTTGTTTTGCGCAAATAGGTAAGCACCTTGACCTTCCATCACCCAAGTAGAACCGGCATTGGCGCCAAGATCTGACTCTTCTTCCAGACGATTTTTAGTCATACGTTTATAGTTACGATCTGTCGGCACACCCATGTTCTGATTATCAGAATAGCGAGGAGCTGTTTTGATATTTTCTAAGCTTGGATTTTCCTGGGGGCCATTCACCAAGGCATCAAAAGTGGCGCAACCTGTAACAAGTCCTAAAACTGTATAAGCCAGGGAATATTTTAAAATAGATTTTAGGTTGAGATTTCTCATTGCAACTTCACCACACCTTTTTCAATAACAATGCCGGATAGAACTTTTTGAGTTTCTAAATTCTTAACTTTGACAAGATCCCCGACAAAGCCGTTGTCTTCAGCCTGCATGTTGACGCTAACTTCAAAGCTATCGTCGCCAAGAATGGCTTTAACAATTTGTCCTCTCTTAGCTGCCGGTTCACGTTTGAGATCAGAACTCCACACAGGAGTTCCAAGAGGAAGGGAACGAACTGCCAATTGCCCTTGGATGTCTTCAATACGCAATACCGTGTCCTTAGAATAAGTGACATCAGTCATTGCCATACGCACATCACCTGGCTGCACCCGCTCATTTTGTAAGATCAAGCGGTTGGCCACGGGGGTTAATTGGGAAACACGAATTGTTCCAGAAATCCATTTTAACTGCTTTAGATCGCCATCACGCACTGGTAGCAAAAAGCCACCTTTGCCCGTAAGTTCACTAAAATCCAGCTCCCACTGTTTGGTAGAGGGTACTGGAGTGCTTTGGATTGTGACTTTGTATTCACATTCACTGCAGCGAGTTCTTAAGTTATTTAAAAGCTTACGTTCAATTTCCTGACGCGAAATTGGGGTTTGTGAAAACGCCACATGCACTTCTGCAGGAATTTTAAAAGACGGATTTAGTTTCTTAAGTCCCGGCTCACTTTTCATTGCCGCAAAAACTTTTTTCAAGATTTCTTGGGATTCCAATTTTTGCGATAACAGTAGTTCACGGGCATCTTCTCTGATTACGATGCTTTCTAAAAAGGACAACAATTCTGGATTGGCGTTAGTCACTTCAGCGATGTCACTAAGACGCATCAATTGGCGTTGAGAAATTTCAACGCTGCTTGGAATAGTCACCTCAGGTCTGGCAAAGACCTGAAGGTTAATTAAAAAGACAAAAAGAAACAGCTTCTTCATCAATTATCTCAAGTTATTAATGGATTGAAGCATCTGATCTGAAGCTTGAATCACTTTAGAGTTCGTTTCATAAGCACGCTGGGAAGTGATCATGTTCACCATCTCATCAACGATGTTCACGTTACTTGCTTCAAGCTGACCTTGAGATAAGTAACCAGTGCCATTCAAACCAGGGCGAGACGCAATGGCCTGACCGCTTGATGGCGTTTGCGTGAATACGTTTTTACCCATGGCTTTAAGACCCGCTGGATTTACGAAATTCACGATATCAATCTGTCCAATTGTTGTAGGAGCATCATTCAAACCTTGAATCACACGCACTTCGCCAGTCGCAGCGATTTCAAGACCTGCAACATCTGGTGGAACTGTGATTTCTGGTTGAAGCACGTTACCGTTTTTATCAACGATACGGCCGTTAGGATCTTTTTTGAAAGCGCCATCACGAGTATAACCCACTTGGCCATCTGGAGTTAGAACTTGGAAAAAACCGCTGCCTTCAATTTGAAGAT
This is a stretch of genomic DNA from Bdellovibrio reynosensis. It encodes these proteins:
- the menC gene encoding o-succinylbenzoate synthase MenC — protein: MIKIFYSPYTLKPVQSLNAVSSSNGREGLLLKISWNEQVTGYADLHPWPELGDPPLEDQMSALRDGKMTAQIEQAFWLARRDGLARKDRKNLFDSGEKIRNNFLLSDFKTLKPGFLDGLKKENFTTIKIKVGRDLDEEADVLAHVTAAGLKIRLDFNGVGNWQIFEKFIGNLNPRIRLAIDYVEDPFAYDTDAWMEAKKLTKIAVDNQYDKVPWDKLKEVPFNVVVIKPAKMDVDKAIERVLKWNLGASVTSYMDHPVGVVHAAAIASELKKKHGDIILEAGCLTHRLYQMDSFAAELSTQGPFLLKPKGTGIGFDRLLESLPWHQLKMR
- the menA gene encoding 1,4-dihydroxy-2-naphthoate octaprenyltransferase — encoded protein: MRRKRNMTSASQIKSILLAFRPKTLTAALVPCVAGTALVRAIGLEWDGWVLFYALLASFLIQIGTNLVNDAVDFKKGADTEKRIGPQRITQAGILSANQVMALGSLCFLLAVLCGIPLVLKGGWVIVAIGVASVLMGYSYTAGPFPLAYLGLGDLFVILFFGLLAVMGIVFLNIGRWLQEAFVLGLQIGLHATVLIAINNLRDRSGDALVNKKTLAVRFGVKFSRYEIASLCFLPFVLNIYWWTEGYKIPAILSMFALPLAIKISKNVFRTEPGPAYNKFLGQAAGLHLLFGLLLAIGFAL
- the rmuC gene encoding DNA recombination protein RmuC translates to MTLIPILTFLAGAVVAGLIVYFKSKSQATVVIAQLQTELQVEKANQQSELQAEKGIMQAAFQTEKTDLQNEKAELQAELQAMIMKNDMLTESLKEQKSLMNEAQKQREELAKSMNVQFEVLAQKIFEEKSAKFTDQNHKNIAAIMEPLKERIKDFEKKVEETYSTERSERGVLRGELTKLMELNKVMSAETQNLTKALKGEVKTQGNWGELILENILERSGLRKGEEYIIQGTDLDLRGEDGQMLRPDVIVNLPDEKHLIVDSKMTLIAYEQYSSAETAEDQERTGKLHVEALKKHIDGLSEKKYHAADKLISPDFVILFMPLEPAFALAFKLKPELFQYAWERNVAIVSPTTLLATLRTVAALWKQDRQEKNALEIAKRGGLLYEKFAGLLKDLQNLGEKLGAAQKAHEDVIKKVSEGRGNLIDQVEDLKRLGAKTEKSLPQIETVTT
- the fliW gene encoding flagellar assembly protein FliW, with amino-acid sequence MIISTSRFGQVELKAEDILTFNEGLLGFADLRKFVLLDDPNDEIFAWLQSCEAPAIAFPVLEPELFAPQYKATLTKSDLEAVKLTSQDKARYFSIVTIPDDPTQMTANLKAPVVVNVAERIARQCVLQDNNLAIREPIFTKLQQRVVQNPAVAIKNQSSGIDVATKLTVVKDAEL
- the csrA gene encoding carbon storage regulator CsrA codes for the protein MLVLTRKLGESIAIDDHIKIRVVQIKGKQVRLGIEAPKDTKIHREEVYVAIQDQNQQSANIPADKTRSVAKLLKP
- the flgL gene encoding flagellar hook-associated protein FlgL, encoding MRIADKMAFNQVNQNLAKNRSDMADLQNQAATQKRINKPSDDPLASARVLAARTEERGNSQFIKNINNAKSFLEFTDQSLGELSDMLVRAKELAVQAASDASGNSESRMVTASEIGQIFNQSVAVGNRKLGERYVFSGYKTQTPAFTPTGEYQGDDGDMKIQTQKDSFIAMNVAGNKVFLGRGLSEDGIVRQTQVTPTNVDDLKNFQNHEKERVEINKEIEANFIQTRGPASVSGRRNDLSDQKDPVTGGTGVNIFTTLKDLEISLRTNDKEGIQASLDTLDDAISQVVLARSEVGSRIMAVNSTMDSLQKAVVDNKVTASQLEDADVFQVISDINKTDSTLKATLETSGKMIQPSLLDFLR
- the flgK gene encoding flagellar hook-associated protein FlgK, with protein sequence MSKISAMMDTGKRSLMNSQTALQTTGHNIANKSTEGYSRQRVELTTNVPVSEGRLQIGMGAKASAVTRTNNPWLEKQIQKEGESMGFADSRADALSRVEQVYNEQANKGLNQYMTDFFNSFRELSNNPESLASRTMVRESGAAMAKDFGRVVGQLRNVQEDLDGQIITVVEEVNQIGKEIASLNEKIQMIEVQKTPANDERDRRDLLLKKLGEKIDITWAEGKDGQVTVTAGRTGILVSSSTANELKAAQTGDRDRVEIFYTGTGTPANITSQITGGRIGGALEVRDNIIEGLLGHVDKLAYTLAKEVNQAHIEGFDKNGRQGVLFFEMPEAVKGAASNISLNKTIANDVGRIAAGAQPGASGDNTVANVISSIQSRQVMDGTATLDDYYNTQVGQIGAVVQRSIKAQESQKNVMGQLNNIRESISGVSLDEETTKMIEFQKAYDASARLIRTADEMLDTVLNLKRM
- a CDS encoding flagellar protein FlgN encodes the protein MDTTVERAFQKLEANLEELTKIYRSLLDIVRKEKELLLKADRISLEESNKLKEDLLFKLRAQDSLRSRYAMDLAGLIGADIENPRLLELAQKMAGSPAADRLRTQHSALDMLIKRITVINKENEEYANSALSTLNGAMNEIKETLSGKKTYEKKGGYKSGPQVSGNFVSKEA
- the flgM gene encoding flagellar biosynthesis anti-sigma factor FlgM yields the protein MKITHNKVGQNLNLTDSSKSDKASGVNNKAAGVTNNKADALSSSSLGESSKVELSPRAQEAKRIKELAMSAPDVDEAKVAKFRKLIDEGKYNVDAKAIADKMVDEHLEF